The segment CCCGCCCGCCCATTGCGTCGGCGCGGTACGTCCAGGCTGAGCTGGCCTATGATGACTGCGCTTACGAAGACGCTTTCACCGAGTAAATCAATCGCTACGCCCCGCAAGTTGCTCACCTATGTCCAAATTCACCTGTTCCTATACATATAGACCGGTGGACTGCCTACTTAGCAGGCTATTGCCGACCATCTGACAGGTTGAGATGGCCTTGGGCCGAAGTCCGGAGGGATGAGGTTGTCCGCTCACCCCGTTATACTTGGGGCAGGATTTTAAATTGTGGCAGCTTTTGGTAGTGGTTGGAAAGGGGTAGTATAACTGGCAAGTATTATTGGTACTTTCAGAAAAGCGTTCGAATGTACTACGCTCATCAACTCGATGTAGCTGTTAATCAGGCGACTGAACTCTTCTTTCTCGAGCAACTAAGTCCACTAATGCCACGAGCAAAGCAAGAAGGGCTGTTTTCCGTATTTCAAGTACAAATGAGAGAATTAGTTGGGGAACTCCGAAGTTCTTCAATCTACAAGTAGGGTCTCCCTTCACGGCGCTGCGCTTGTGCGAATTTGCGTTGCGCACGATCGATGCCATGGTGACGCTGACATTTTACTTACCATTAGTTGGATGGATAGCGGGGCGGGTAGTTCCGCCGCGTTGGCGAGCCGTCGCTGCTGGAGCCACTGTGCATTCGATACACTCGACACTGCATAAGCTTTTTACGCGCCTAAAGAATAGACATCAAGGCGCTGTTATTAGGCGGGCGAAAAAAAATTGTTGAGCTGCCGAAATTATCCCCCAACATATCGGATTGATAGCCAGCTAGATCGGGACTGATTCATGCGTTGAAGTCACCAATATTCCATTTGCTCACTGTGTCCAATTCCTTTATGTGTATAACATGTGGACACATTATTAGTCGAATGCTCTTTTGTTTCGAGACTCTGTGGCATTCTTTTTTTTTAATTAAATCGTCTCGCTTTTTCAGCGACGTAATACATTCGTGAGCCCATTCGTGGAATGCATAGAGTGTGGCACGTTACTTGCTGAAGATAAATTTAACAAGTTATTCGAACGCATCGTATAAATCACTAAGTGTGAACCTATGAAATCATTTGCTATCATGATGACTATCGCCGAAATGTCGATGATATTTGCAACCTTGGGTTGCAGGGCTAAAGACATAGCAAGTCATCGTCTCCCATTCTTGAACAATCCCTCTCGCGATGAATTATCAAAGACCGAAGCACCAAGTGAACACGCGCAGTGTCAAACGACCGATGATCAATGGGCGCGGTGGAAAACCAGTGAAATTTCCCGCGCAGCAAAAAGTGATTATGCATCAAATACACGCTATATTTACGATCATCTGCAAGAATGTGAGCCACAAATTAAAAAACTTTCCTCATCCCAAGTATCCTTTTCTAACTTACGGCGATTTACACATCGCCATTGGTTAAGTAAGCAGCCAAGTCACAAGCTTGGACTAAACATTGAAGACCAGGCGTACCTGGAACTCTTGGAATCCCGAGGTTATCTTTCGCTACCAAAAAGTCTTAGCTCACAAGAATTTCTATTGAGCCTGAATAATACAACGGGCGATGATGCCGCACTAATAGAAAAGCAGATTCGTACTTTTGACGCCAGCTGGCGCGCAGTTTACTTCCGATCAAGAAATCTGCCGACAGTAGATAATAGTCAGGCAAGATCTCGTCTTCTAGTCTATGTTCCAGGGGCGACCCATGATCGCTTTATTCAGTTCGGCGTCCGGGACGACATCACAGCCCCGTTGTCATCAATTGTATCCCAAATAATTATTGAAAAAACGAATTTTGAAGATGGATCCCCGCTGTCTAAGCCGATTGCACATCTCATTGATTTATGGAGAATTCGCAGCGCAATCGGGATCCAGATAGTGCCTCGCGTATCAACTGTAAAAACGTCAGAGCCGTGCTACTCGTGCCACCAATCGCCATTAATAAAAATCAATCCACAACCTGACACTGTAAAAGATGATCTCAGTAAAATCGATCTTTACGCAATAAATGATCAGATAAAAAAATATGGCGCCGCCGAATTCGCTGGTCTTGATAGAAACGATCTGGGTCCAGTGGTCGGTGACGTCGTATCTGAAGAGCAATTGCTTAGAGCACAAGAATGTGTTCGATCTTTCACGGCTGATGATGAATTAGTGAATCTAGTTGTATCAAGCATGCACTGTTCGTCCTGTCATAATGGTCATCGACAATTTGAGCTTCAATATTATGCCGCAATGCCCAATCAATTCGCGTTAGACACAAATATGCTTCGGCAATCGATAGTTATTGACAAAACAATGCCGCCCGATCCGGCTTTGTCGGATTCTGGGAGAAAAATCCTTTTCGAATGCTTGGTTCGTCAGACGTCCAGGCCTGACATTCTGAAAGGTGATCTCGAACAATGGCTGCTTGAATCAGATCTAAGAAATTAGAAAATAAAAGTACTCTAAACATCGTAATGCTCACTCATCAAAGTGGGAGTGCGCTAAACAAGGGGATAGTATTTATGAAGGATATCGTAATGAAAGGTGTCGCGTATCTCGGACTGTCAGTCCTGGCTTTTTCGGGATGTAGTCAGAAGCAAGATCAATCCTCAAAGGCGAAAGCCATTTTGGGTGAATCCAGCCGGTTACTACCTACGGACAATCCAACCTTGAGAAGTACTGTTGGTTATCTGTTAACTTCGGATGGATCAAGGTGCACTGCCTTCGTCACTGGAGAAAAAGAGATCACCACAGCTGCGCATTGCAGAGGCAAAAACGCGGATGCAGGCAAAATCGATGCAACGTTCACTCGCTTAGATGGTAAAAATATACATCTAAGCAAAGTCACGAGATTAGAGACAAAAAAGGATTATCTGGTTCTCGAATCTGACGAAAGTTTCTCTAGCAAGTTGGAAGTAAGCCTCTTATCAGGTCAAAATGTTTCCATCGTTGGCTATGACTTTGATAAAGGAAATCTCTACACTCAGGAAAATTGTACGGTAGATAGGAGACTTGACAGCGCGGGCGTGTTCCTGCACTCATGTGATAGTCTCTCGGGATTTTCTGGCGGGCCGATTCTACAAAACGGTAAGGTTGTCGGTTTGCATATTGGTTACCAAGAAAAGGTCGATCGCAATGTCGCATTCGACTTTGCCAAACTGTGGGACGATAGTGTCGATGTAGCTGAAGTTGGTGTTAAAGATGAATGCTTATTCGATTGCCATATTCGCATGCCCAAGCCGCCCAGTCTTTCAGATATTTTTGGTGGGCTCACGAACTCAATCAAAGGCAATATTGCAGCTGACGTAGCAAACCAAGCACAAGAAGGAGGGTGGACAAGAACAAGCTGCCCAGTTGTAGGTGCCGGAGCTATCTTGTTGCCTGCCGCCACATATATAGCACCAGCTTGCGCAGCCTCTGGTTTCATCACCGCCGGAATCGGAGTGCCGGCATGCGTAGGTGCTGTTAGTGGATCCATTGTTGGTGCTGTTTGTTATACACTGTGCGATGATCATCGATTGGCAGATTGTAAATGAAATCAGTGGTCAAAGTTCATGCAACTGGCATGTTTTTGACATAATTTATCAAATATATTTGGAGAGAAAAGATGAGAGTACTGATTGTTGTAGCCGCACTGTCGATCGGAAGCTCCGGTGCTCGGGCCGAAACGGCGCCACAAGGCGGATGGAAACTTGGTCTCGATTTTGAGCAGCAAGTCTATGTGCGTCAAGGTCTTCGCTTGGAGAAAGTAGACGCTGAAGCTGGTAGCTCTATCGGTGTGACCATTGGATCCCAGAGCCCCACCACTGTCGATTCAGACGGCAAAAGACATAGTCGAAAAGTAGTGGATTACGGTGCTTATTACATCGGTGGGATCAGCATAACACCGGTGTTAAAGTCCCGCCTTGGTGTTCAGGCTGGTTATATGGCATTTCATAACGGGACCAGCACGTCTACAACTGGGGCCTCATACTTTGACGTAGTGAACGGCCTGGCTGTAAGCTACGGAAAAGTTGACTTCTTTACTGATCTTGCCATGCGTTTTTGGCTGTTTGGGACCGACAAAGACCTAGTCTTGGGAGATCGTCGACTGGAATCAGCGTACGTTTACCCTCGACTAGGGTTTAACGTAGCCATTTAGAGCTATATGACACTGCTACTAGGATTGGTCATTGGTGTCTGGGGAGGATGATTTTACTGATCAGACACCAAAGACCAATCTATCGGGAAGTCGGCCAGTACTCCCGGCTGCCCAGTCCATGGTGGCGACTGTCAGGTGCTGCAGACGCGTGGGGCTTACGTGTGCAATCAACGTCTACAGGCGTTTGCCGCAGGCAACAAAAATCCGAGTGGGTTGATGCTGCCGCGTAACCTGTGTAAGAGAGAACTCACACCTGACGAGATCAAAGCTATTTTGGCTGAAGGTGTCAGCCCTGAGTTACAGGGATTTGTGTCTAAATCCGGTCGGCCGTTTAGCGCCAAGCTGAGACTGACCAAAGAGGGCGGTGTCACCTTCGAATTTGCCGAAAGGTCGCAAGGAAGCCATGAGCAAAAACGTCCCTACTCCAAATTCCAACGACGCCGCGTCGGCAAATCAGCCAATCGATCCGAGCGCCCCGGCTAAATCCAAGCTAAAAATGGCGATCTCCGTCGTCGTATTGTTACTGCTCCCGTTTGCTGCCTTAGCTCTTGTGTGGAAGGACCGCTGCAAACGCACCGAGCTGCAGTCGGTAGCCAGTCCCTCAGGTGAATACACGGCACAGCACTTCCGCGTCGACTGCGGCCCTAGTATGGCAGTCGCTACCGAAATACGACTATTTAAAGTCGTCGGCGGCAAGCTTGGTGACAACTCTACCGTGCTAGTCCTGCCGTCAGACGAGCTGCTGGAGATCATATGGGCCGACGCGCAGACCATTACGATTCAATTGCCTGGGCGTCAGGCACAAGTGGTCAAGTACCGCCGCGAGTGGGCGGGCGTGCACGTTGGGCTTATTGGCGATGTGGTCAGCTCGGTGCCTAAGGATCTGGAGAATATGTTTGATTGAGCACTTGTCTGATTGGCGGGAGCTCTAGCGAAGCAGTCCAAACATGTGCAGCGGTATACGGTCGCCCGATCCAGTCTCAATGCCGTCGATCGCTAGCACTTTAGTTAGTTCAGGTTTATGGCCACTCTTGGCCAATTGCCGGTCGCCCTTGTTTGGTCCACCCACTGCGATAGCCAATTGCTCGTCCACCAGAAAATCGACGTCGCCCAGTGACTTAACTGCATGAAGCGGCTTAAGGCTCGAGTATAAAAATGTCTCACGGACTGTGCCGACCGAAGGATCGACTCTATGCGGAGCAGTGACCGCAGCTAGCAAGTTAGTATTGGCAAGATAAATCTTCTCAGGTTTACGCACTGACTTGAGTCCAGTGCCGGCCATGGCAAGGCCCTGAAGTAGCCTGCCTTGCTCGAGGCAATTGAGGAAATGATAAGTCGATGTCTTGGCGACTCCGAGGTCTCGGCTGAGTCCCTCGACATTTAACTGAAAGGGGTTAGAAGATGCTACGGCCCATAGGATCTTCTTGAGCACAGTTACCTTAGCCGCCGATATATTGAACAGCGCTGGCAGGTCTTCGCTCACCACTTTGTCGATAACGCTCTGTAGTCGTTGATGGTAGCCGCCTAGACCCTGCAAAAAAAACGGATACTGGCCATGCCTCAGATAATTACGAAACGCCCCCAACAATGGACCTTTTGCAGATAAATCGCGAGCTATCGCAACGTGATCCCGAACCAGCTCGGCAAGCGTGAGCTGTGGAACGTCAGGACGCCCCGTCAAATGCAGAAACTCACGAAACGACAGTTCAGGCAAATCGTACCACAGGACACGACGCGACAAATCAGCGCCACCTCTAGCTAGTGCCGCTGAGGAGCTGCCACTTAGCCAAATCGTCTTACCAGGATTGCTATCTATCAGGCTTTTAATCGCGGCCGTCCAATGTTCGGCTCGATGGACTTCATCAATTATGATGGCCTCGCCACCAGCTTTGAAGTGGTCGCGCCCGATCTCGTAAACTCCTACAGCCGCAACTTGCACATGGGCGGCCGAAACATAAAGGCAGCGTTCATGACTGCCGTAGAGCTCCCAATACTTTTGCAGCAGTGCCGTGGTCTTGCCCACACCGCGCGCTCCCGTTAGGCCGATGACCCTTTCATTCCAATCAACTTGTACCACGCCAAGGCGCGAGAAGGATCGCGGAGCGGCCGCCGTGACGACGCCGTGGATGTCAATAAGGTCCTGATTTATCAAGAAAAGATGCCTTTTATCGGGCTAAAGTTAGTTTTAAGGCCGTATTATTTATAATACGGTAAAGTAATATATGCGTATTCTTGATAATACGATATTGTTTAGCCTGCGTCCACATCACTCTCTCTGTGAACTACCGCTACCCCTAAAGGGGTAAGGTTTCCGATAATTGCTTGAAGCCGCAGCTTCTCGCTTTCTCATCTTTTTTGACGCTTCGCCGTCCTTGCCAGATTCGCTTCGCTAAGCTGGTCTTATGCGGACTCCACTTCCGATACCCGCCTTGCAGCGAGCAACCCCGTTCCAGGGTCGAAAATGACTTGTACGCTAGAAAGTTATGTCAGTTTTAATCCG is part of the Deltaproteobacteria bacterium genome and harbors:
- a CDS encoding ATP-binding protein — protein: MINQDLIDIHGVVTAAAPRSFSRLGVVQVDWNERVIGLTGARGVGKTTALLQKYWELYGSHERCLYVSAAHVQVAAVGVYEIGRDHFKAGGEAIIIDEVHRAEHWTAAIKSLIDSNPGKTIWLSGSSSAALARGGADLSRRVLWYDLPELSFREFLHLTGRPDVPQLTLAELVRDHVAIARDLSAKGPLLGAFRNYLRHGQYPFFLQGLGGYHQRLQSVIDKVVSEDLPALFNISAAKVTVLKKILWAVASSNPFQLNVEGLSRDLGVAKTSTYHFLNCLEQGRLLQGLAMAGTGLKSVRKPEKIYLANTNLLAAVTAPHRVDPSVGTVRETFLYSSLKPLHAVKSLGDVDFLVDEQLAIAVGGPNKGDRQLAKSGHKPELTKVLAIDGIETGSGDRIPLHMFGLLR